The Hydrogenoanaerobacterium saccharovorans genome contains the following window.
CAAAAAACGCTGCAGGAGATTTGCTCTGAAAAAGGCAAGGATTGGCGTGACGTGATACGGCAGCGCGCCATAGAAAAGCAGTTGATTCAAGAGATGCAAACAGAGGAGGGGGAAGAGCAACCGTCGGCGAAGAAGAATACGATTTTGAATAATTGAGGAGTTGAACAATATGAGCACGTACAAAGACAGATTGAAACCGCTGAATCGATGCATCGGGCTGCAATGCCGCGCGGTGGAGGGGCAAACCTACAGCAGAGAAATCTCGTTTTCAAGCGAAGAACCGTACCGCAGGTGGTTCGGCAACGAGATTTTGCAGCACACCACCGAAAGCGTGGATTTATCAAGATTTGGGGATGTTGCCACGGTACTTTTTTCGCACGGACGCGACCCCGTTGTGGGGCGTATGCCCATTGCGAAACCCGAAAAGGTTTGGCTGGATGAGGCGGAGCACAAATGCAGGGCAATCATCACGTTTGATGAAGATGACGAAACATCCATGAAATTGCTGAACAAACTGGATAAAGGCATGCTCTCGGGTGTTTCGGTGGGGTACAACGTAGATGCTTGGATGTCGTTGGATGCAGGAGCAACCAGCCCCGATGGGCGTTTTGTTGGGCCCGCTGAAATCGCAGTGAAATGGACTCCGTATGAAATCAGCCTGGAACCAACCCCCGCAGATGCAACTGTGGGATTTGGCAAAAGTATAGAAAATGATAACACAAACACAGAGGAGGAAAAAGGAATGAGTATACCAAACAGTACACAAGAACCAGCAGCAACAGCGAAAACACCAGTAGCAACAACCTCGACGCCATCGGGTGAGGCAGCAAGAACCATGGAACAGGTGCTGCAAGAAGAAAGAACGCGCTGCGCACAGATTACCGACCTTTGCCGCAGTGTAGGGCTTGACCCCACCGAGTATATGGAAAACGGCAGCACCCTTGACGAAGTGCGCGCCGTGGTGTGCGATACCTTTATAAAAGGCAGAAACCCCGTTGCCGCAGGCATGGGCGGAGATGTCACCGTGACTGCCGATGAGATGGACAAAGTTCGCGCTGCTGCTACCGACGGATTGCTGATGCGCGGCGGTATTGCGGTAAACAAACCCGCAGCGGGTGCGGAATCTTTCCGCGGAATGAGCCTGCGTGATATTGCGGTAGAAACATTGATACGCAGCGGCGTCGCCGATGCAAACCGCATGAGCCGCGATGATATTTTTAAACGAGTTATGACGCCCGACAGCGCTTTTGGCGCCATTGCCGCAAATGTTGCCCGTAACTCTGCAAGCACCGCTTATGAGGATGCGCCTGTTACATATCCGATTTGGACTTGCAAAGGCACCTTTACCGATTTTCGCCCTACCGACATTTGGCAGATTTCCGCAGCGGAAGAACCAGAACTGGTGCCGCAAAACGGTGAGCTGAAACACGGGCAGATGGGCGACCAAAAGATGGCAACACGTCAAGGTGTGACCTACGGCAAAATCTTTACAATGACAAGGCAAACGTTCATCAATGATGATATTTCGCTGATTACAAGAATGCCCGCAGCATACACCATTGCGGCGCGCCGCCTCATTAACCGCCTTGTTTACA
Protein-coding sequences here:
- a CDS encoding prohead protease/major capsid protein fusion protein, producing MSTYKDRLKPLNRCIGLQCRAVEGQTYSREISFSSEEPYRRWFGNEILQHTTESVDLSRFGDVATVLFSHGRDPVVGRMPIAKPEKVWLDEAEHKCRAIITFDEDDETSMKLLNKLDKGMLSGVSVGYNVDAWMSLDAGATSPDGRFVGPAEIAVKWTPYEISLEPTPADATVGFGKSIENDNTNTEEEKGMSIPNSTQEPAATAKTPVATTSTPSGEAARTMEQVLQEERTRCAQITDLCRSVGLDPTEYMENGSTLDEVRAVVCDTFIKGRNPVAAGMGGDVTVTADEMDKVRAAATDGLLMRGGIAVNKPAAGAESFRGMSLRDIAVETLIRSGVADANRMSRDDIFKRVMTPDSAFGAIAANVARNSASTAYEDAPVTYPIWTCKGTFTDFRPTDIWQISAAEEPELVPQNGELKHGQMGDQKMATRQGVTYGKIFTMTRQTFINDDISLITRMPAAYTIAARRLINRLVYKILKDNPIMPDGAELFSSKHGNLGTAAAPGKGSYSEARRLMRKQTDISGKQVLNISPAFVLSSSLDETENEILLASLADPSSNNAGVVNPFRNKMQLVVDAELDVDSGAQPYYFAGAPGSNDTIEVATLNGVDAPMIETRMAFNTLGMEFRIFEDLAVTLLDYKALVKNPGNA